From the genome of Cellvibrio japonicus Ueda107, one region includes:
- the ccmB gene encoding heme exporter protein CcmB, which produces MKSSPAAIPGVFSGFLASLRRDWLIAIRHGADLLNPLVFFLIVITLIPLGISPEKKVLAMLAPGILWVMALLATMLSLDGLFRSDFEDGTLEQILISPQPVYFVVLAKVLVHWLTTGVPIALLSPLLGLMLSLPGQGYLPLVFSLLLGTAAMSLIGAVGAALTVSLRKGGLLLSLVVMPLYIPVLIFGASAVQSAVGSNPLAMQLAVLGAMLALALVLAPLAAAGALRISSNS; this is translated from the coding sequence ATGAAGAGCTCTCCTGCCGCTATTCCCGGTGTGTTCAGCGGTTTTCTCGCCAGCCTGAGGCGCGACTGGTTAATTGCCATTCGCCACGGCGCAGATTTGCTGAATCCGCTGGTGTTTTTCCTGATCGTTATTACCCTGATTCCCTTGGGAATCAGTCCCGAAAAGAAGGTCCTGGCGATGCTTGCCCCCGGTATCCTCTGGGTGATGGCCCTGCTGGCAACTATGCTCTCCCTTGACGGTCTATTCCGCAGCGATTTTGAGGACGGCACCCTGGAGCAAATCCTGATCAGTCCCCAACCGGTTTATTTTGTGGTGTTAGCCAAAGTATTGGTGCATTGGCTGACAACCGGTGTACCCATTGCGCTATTATCCCCGCTGCTGGGGTTGATGCTGAGCCTACCGGGACAGGGCTATTTGCCATTGGTGTTCTCCCTGTTGCTGGGCACGGCCGCTATGAGCCTGATAGGGGCGGTAGGGGCAGCCCTAACCGTATCCTTGCGTAAGGGGGGGTTATTGCTGTCGCTAGTCGTGATGCCCTTGTATATCCCGGTGTTGATTTTCGGGGCTAGTGCGGTGCAGTCAGCGGTGGGATCCAACCCGCTGGCAATGCAGCTGGCTGTTTTGGGAGCCATGCTGGCACTGGCGTTGGTGTTGGCACCCCTGGCAGCGGCT